In the genome of Pirellulales bacterium, the window GCGGATCACAAGCGAAGGGAGGTTAGTTGTCGCGAAACTCTCTGGCGGCAATGAGTATTGAAAAACGCCCCGCGCGCGGCGAGCTAAACGACGATGCAAGGGGCGTCCAGGTTGGTGTAGGGCAAACCCAGCGCGGTGATGACGCGTTCGCTGCGTCCGTCGGTGGGGCCCAGGTCGACAAACAGCACCTGATCTTCGTTGTGCTTGATCAGTTCGCCGAGCGCGTGCCGACAGCGCGCCAGATCGATGGCGTTGAACTGGCACTCAAAGATCGAATACTGGAGATGATCGCCGAAGTCGCGCATGGTTTTGAAAACCTTGCGCAGCCGCTTGGGGTCGGCGATGTCATAGCAGACGAGAAAGGTGTTGCGCATGGTCGAGCTTCCACGGAGGAACCGACCTTCCGTGGCGAAGCAACATCCGCGTCAAGTGTAGTTCGGCGAAAGCGGAGAGCAAGCGGCGGGTTAGAGGGGGACGGCGAAGAGCCCAAAACCGCAATGTCGGCCAGCGCCTAGGGTGATGGGGCCGAGAACAGGCTCCGCGAAGTGGAGTTGCATATGCACCGCGGTCAGACCGCGCAAGTGCGCTGGTCGATGGTAGCCAGTGTGCCGGCCGTCGCGATCGTATTTGTGGGCGCTCAGGCAGTTCTTAAGGAATGGCGCCGATTGCCAAGAGAACTCGCAAGGAGCAGTCAGGCCGGATTGTTGCAGGGCCTTTTGTATCAACTTTTCAGTTTTCTGCGCCTTCTTGTCATTGTGACCGGGGAGGATAACCGGGGTCACCGTTCGCCAAGTTGGCGACGCGCCCAAATAGCAACTGGCGATAAACTTCTTTGCTGGCGGCGTGAATCGTTGCAGCTCAATCGGTCCATCCGTAGGCGGCAACGAGCCGTTTTCATCCGACGGACGATAATCCTCTGGCGTCAACAGTTCTCCGTTCAATCGTTCGGCGAGATACTCAAGTTCGCGTTCCATGCCCGGCGGGGCGACGATCATCACGTTACGAATCAGGCCATCGGCGTGCGCGTGGCCTATCGACGGCAGCGGAACGTAGGAGAACTGGTAATGATCGCTGGCCGCTTCATCTTGCTTGCCGCGAACAACGCGGTTGATCCAATCCGCGGAATCTCCGATCCAGTGGGGTGGGTCGTCCCGCATTCGTTCGATGGCAACGTGGCGCACCATGCCGGCGATGTGCATGAGCTTGGCATGTGGATAACGGAAGGCGTCTTCGTTGGCGTCGAGAAGTTTGAAGACGGCATAGGGACGAGGCGCCGGATCAATATCACGGCGATACGAGACGATTCTAGTCGCCGTGATTGGCGGAACTGGAGTAAAGTTGCCGTCCTTGATTCGATGTAGAAACTTGTCGTGACGGAATGTGAGTTCGTCGAGCACGCCGGTCCGCGGAATTCGCAAGCGACGACCACCAGCGCACGTCGGATTCCACACCTCACCACAGAGCAAGGCCGCGTCGGAATGTGTTAGCACGGTTGCATCGGCAGCGACTTGATCGATACCCCACCCCAGCGCAGTGATCGCACGTGCCGCCGGACGAATTGTGCTCAGGCATCGCTGCGCGTCGTCGGCTATTAGCTCCAGCGGGTAGAGAAAGTGGACCGCAGGGAGAGCAGCTTCGTCATAAGTGATTCGTATCGGTAGGGAGTCCTTTTCCATCCGGTGGGATGCGATGCTCGCATCGAGATTGCCGCGATTCCAGGCTGCGGTGACAAGGTCAGCTTGGTTATGTGGAACATAGTTTCGGTACCCAACCTTGGCGATCTGCCCGATTGGCGCGATGATTCGCGGGGTGATTGATTCCATCATGGTTAGCACGGAACGAACTTCGGCATCAAGCGGCCGGCCGCGCCCACGCATTGACGCGGCGTTTAGCAGGGCCTGATACGCTCGCAGGGGCGAAGGTGGCCATTCGGGCTTGTCGGCCTCTGCCCGCCCGTGGAAAAGTGGAAATGGATGGATAAACCGAAAAGTGATGCAAAGCAGTTCGGACATTCTATTTTGACTCCGCCTTGCCAGGCCTCTTTCGAGTGGGTTTGACGTTGCTTTCTCCCGCAATATCCTTTTTGGCCAATTCAGTATCGAACGAAACGCTTTGGGACGATCCGACACCGAATTCAGACGCGGCCACCTTGGCATATTCCGTAGCGTCGTGATGCGAAATTGTTATCGGATCGCGGTTGCCATCTGCACGGACGAGCGTCATGCACTTCGGCTGGTTGACATCTGGCACGAGATTGCAGCCCTGGCGCAAATAGGTCTGGGCGGGAGCGGTGAGCGCGACGAGTGCCAGTCCCAGCACGTAGCGGCGCAACATCAACGATTGGTTAATATCATCGCCCGCGGAAATGAGTCGGAGCGCGGCGAGACTCAATGTGACGTCGCGCCGGATGCCGCCTTTTGCGATCACTCCGCCGGGCGCTCCTGCTGCTGGAACATGGATGAATCCGCGTTTTGCGTACTCGTCCTTCGTCTTTTTATCCGTTGTGTCTTCGAGCAGGCCAAGGCCGATGTAGTCGGCAGCGGGATTGAATTGCGCCGAGCGAGTTAGTCGCACCACATCAAAGGCTCGAATGGTCGATGCAAGCAGCCTGGGCAATTTCGCCTGTGTGTCCCGCGAATCCCAAACACCAAACACAAGCGAAGTTGGCGAGACCTTCGCCAATTCCGTGGCGTCACCCTTTAGGACGTTGTAGAAGGCATCTTGCAGGCACTTTTGCAGCGAAGTGCAGCGGACGATCGCATCGCCTGCGCGATGCCCGGCTTCGAGGAGATTCACCGATTTGTCGCCGGCCGTGATTACGATCTGCGGCACTAGATCGGCATAGTCGGTCTTTGCGAAAAGTGGCTCGATGCGATTGGCTTGCGACCCAACGCTGTCGACGAGGCAAACGTTCTTCTCGCCATGGGGCGGATCGATGTTGTATCCGCCCGGAAAGACATTCTTGTCCTCTGCCGCTGCATAGGTCGCTGGAAAGATGACGCCGTCGGCGCCTTCGACCGAAAGCAATGGCTCACGAATGACGATTGCGGCCGCCGTGTCATTGGTGAGCCAATCATCATGCTCCTTGACGTTCATCGATCACTCTCCTTGAAATTTAATTGCGGGTAAGAAGCTCTTTAGATATTTGGTGCGATAGAGCAGCCGAAACTCGTAACGGTCGCCGGGCGCGGTGACCGCCAGGCACGCCACCGCCGCAGCCAATAACGATGGAAGTGGCGAGTTCCAAGCAACAAATTGAAATCGGTTCTCTCCGATGGCCTCGCGGGGACGGAATCGCTGTAATCCGACAAAACATAGAAACTCCAAGGCCGGTCTGCAGCTTGTTTCGATGCGGGTTGTTGTCGACGCGGCGAGTGGGTCAAAGCTAAACCCGACATCGAGTGCCGATCCCTGTCCGCCGAGGTCGGAATCGAAGTTGAATGGCAAACCGGTGCCGCGATCGTTTGCCCAAAGCGTCGATGCCTCTGTGCCGATCACCTGAGTCAGGCCATTGCCCATTTCTGTCGAGATTTCCAATACCGACTGCTGCCCCGCCCATGTCTTGAAGCGCGAGCCACCGGAGCGATCGTCGCGAAACCAGTCAAGCCGCATTTCAATTCCCGTGTGAAGCAGAATAGGAGCCTCACGCCTCAACGATTCGAGTTCCTTTTTTTCGTCTTCCAACCCTTCCTTTTTGAGCTCTGCCTTCGGTATGCGCGATAACTCTTCCAATCGCGCATTTTGCGCAAATGACATCGTATTAGTCACTTGAATTTGCCGTAATGCCGCCGCAAGCGTTGCAAAGTTGCCCGCGCAGCACAGCTTGAACGTGTGCCCCTCAAACCAACCCTCGGCGCCGGGCCAAAGTCGGTCGGCCATTTCTAACAGGCCGCAGCAAGCGAAAAATTGACCGGGGTTGGCCAAATCCACCGGTACCGTGATGTTGGCGTTGTTCGCGCTCATATCGTCTTACTCGCCAGGTGGCCCGCCTTCGTGGCTTTGACGCCATCTGAGTTTTTTGCGCTGCTGGCGAGCGCGTCAGCGCAGCGAAGTAGGTTTTCCAACCATGCGAGTTGCCACCACCCATACTTCCGCTGAAGCCGTGCGAAGCGCCGAATCGCTGTGAAATGAACCTCGTCACTACGGCTTTCGGCATCTGGGTCAAACGCGCCCTTTGGAAAGTGAGGACGCCCGCGGCCATGATGCGTGGCGATCAGGTGCATGGTCAGATCAAACACCTCCGCCGAAATCGGATTTCCATCCTCATCGCACAATTGGCCGGTCTCAAAAGCATCGCATAGTTCACGCAACGAGCCGAACTCATGACGATAGCCACGAGGATCGCGCCGCATTGATCCACCGGATTTTCCAATCGTATAATCCAGCCAACCCTGGCCCGGAGTTGTGGGTCTTCCACCCACCAATCGCTGCCAGCGCGCGCGGTTCTTGCCATGATCGTGGTATTGAGCGGCGAATGACGCCGCAGATTTGAGCGGCTCCGGCAGTTTCAACCGAGCAAGAATTTCGTCCAATCGCTGACACACGAGGTCGACATGTTCGCTCAGTGACTGACGGATGGCCCCAGGTTCAAGTTTTTCCCACTTGGGCACATAGCTAACCAGTTGCAGTCGCTTGTCGTCGCCGACTTCGAGTTCGATAGAGAACCGAATCGCATTCTGAATGCGCTCTGATTTGCCAGAGCCAAGAGGCTTAGCAACTTGCTCATCGTCGACTGTAAAAAC includes:
- the cas8c gene encoding type I-U CRISPR-associated protein Cas8c, which encodes MSANNANITVPVDLANPGQFFACCGLLEMADRLWPGAEGWFEGHTFKLCCAGNFATLAAALRQIQVTNTMSFAQNARLEELSRIPKAELKKEGLEDEKKELESLRREAPILLHTGIEMRLDWFRDDRSGGSRFKTWAGQQSVLEISTEMGNGLTQVIGTEASTLWANDRGTGLPFNFDSDLGGQGSALDVGFSFDPLAASTTTRIETSCRPALEFLCFVGLQRFRPREAIGENRFQFVAWNSPLPSLLAAAVACLAVTAPGDRYEFRLLYRTKYLKSFLPAIKFQGE
- the cas5u6u gene encoding type I-U CRISPR-associated protein Cas5/Cas6, whose product is MSELLCITFRFIHPFPLFHGRAEADKPEWPPSPLRAYQALLNAASMRGRGRPLDAEVRSVLTMMESITPRIIAPIGQIAKVGYRNYVPHNQADLVTAAWNRGNLDASIASHRMEKDSLPIRITYDEAALPAVHFLYPLELIADDAQRCLSTIRPAARAITALGWGIDQVAADATVLTHSDAALLCGEVWNPTCAGGRRLRIPRTGVLDELTFRHDKFLHRIKDGNFTPVPPITATRIVSYRRDIDPAPRPYAVFKLLDANEDAFRYPHAKLMHIAGMVRHVAIERMRDDPPHWIGDSADWINRVVRGKQDEAASDHYQFSYVPLPSIGHAHADGLIRNVMIVAPPGMERELEYLAERLNGELLTPEDYRPSDENGSLPPTDGPIELQRFTPPAKKFIASCYLGASPTWRTVTPVILPGHNDKKAQKTEKLIQKALQQSGLTAPCEFSWQSAPFLKNCLSAHKYDRDGRHTGYHRPAHLRGLTAVHMQLHFAEPVLGPITLGAGRHCGFGLFAVPL
- the cas7u gene encoding type I-U CRISPR-associated protein Cas7; amino-acid sequence: MNVKEHDDWLTNDTAAAIVIREPLLSVEGADGVIFPATYAAAEDKNVFPGGYNIDPPHGEKNVCLVDSVGSQANRIEPLFAKTDYADLVPQIVITAGDKSVNLLEAGHRAGDAIVRCTSLQKCLQDAFYNVLKGDATELAKVSPTSLVFGVWDSRDTQAKLPRLLASTIRAFDVVRLTRSAQFNPAADYIGLGLLEDTTDKKTKDEYAKRGFIHVPAAGAPGGVIAKGGIRRDVTLSLAALRLISAGDDINQSLMLRRYVLGLALVALTAPAQTYLRQGCNLVPDVNQPKCMTLVRADGNRDPITISHHDATEYAKVAASEFGVGSSQSVSFDTELAKKDIAGESNVKPTRKRPGKAESK
- the cas2 gene encoding CRISPR-associated endonuclease Cas2, which encodes MRNTFLVCYDIADPKRLRKVFKTMRDFGDHLQYSIFECQFNAIDLARCRHALGELIKHNEDQVLFVDLGPTDGRSERVITALGLPYTNLDAPCIVV